The proteins below come from a single Dinghuibacter silviterrae genomic window:
- the pdhA gene encoding pyruvate dehydrogenase (acetyl-transferring) E1 component subunit alpha encodes MATKFSKETYLYWYELMLLLRRFEEKAGQMYGMQKIRGFCHLYIGQEAVAAGCMTATKPEDSFITAYRDHGLAIAKGVSAKSCMAELYAKYTGCSKGKGGSMHFFGKDVNFYGGHGIVGAQIGTGAGLAFADKYNDTDSVSLTFFGDGAARQGMLHETFNMAVLWKLPVVFICENNNYAMGTSVARTSKVVDIYKLADAYDMPADSVDGMSPEAVHEAVARAVKRGRDGEGPTLLEIKTYRYKGHSMSDPAKYRTKEEVEEYKEKDPIDYVLGVLKKNKWATDADIQAIDDRVHQEVEEAVKFAEESPLPPDDEMYKDIYAEEGYPFIVD; translated from the coding sequence GTGGCGACCAAATTCTCTAAGGAAACTTACTTATACTGGTACGAGTTGATGCTGCTCCTGCGGCGATTTGAGGAAAAAGCCGGGCAGATGTACGGGATGCAAAAAATCCGTGGTTTCTGTCACCTTTACATCGGACAGGAAGCGGTGGCCGCCGGTTGTATGACCGCCACCAAGCCGGAAGACAGCTTTATCACCGCCTACCGCGACCACGGTCTGGCCATCGCCAAGGGTGTTTCCGCCAAGTCCTGCATGGCCGAACTCTATGCCAAATATACCGGTTGCTCCAAAGGGAAAGGGGGCAGCATGCACTTCTTTGGTAAAGACGTCAACTTTTACGGCGGTCACGGGATCGTCGGTGCCCAGATCGGGACCGGCGCCGGGCTGGCCTTTGCCGATAAATACAACGACACGGATTCCGTCTCCCTGACCTTCTTCGGGGACGGCGCCGCCCGCCAGGGGATGCTCCACGAAACGTTCAACATGGCCGTGCTGTGGAAGCTGCCCGTTGTTTTCATCTGCGAAAACAACAACTACGCCATGGGTACTTCCGTGGCGCGTACCTCCAAAGTGGTCGACATCTATAAGCTCGCGGATGCCTACGATATGCCCGCCGACAGCGTCGACGGGATGTCCCCCGAGGCGGTACACGAGGCCGTTGCCCGCGCCGTCAAACGCGGCCGCGATGGTGAAGGACCCACCTTGCTTGAAATCAAGACCTACCGCTACAAGGGCCACTCCATGAGCGACCCCGCGAAATACCGGACGAAGGAAGAAGTGGAAGAATACAAGGAAAAAGACCCCATCGACTACGTCCTGGGTGTGCTGAAGAAAAACAAATGGGCCACCGACGCGGACATCCAGGCCATCGACGACCGGGTACACCAGGAAGTCGAGGAAGCCGTGAAGTTTGCCGAAGAGTCCCCCCTGCCCCCGGACGACGAGATGTACAAAGACATTTATGCGGAAGAAGGGTATCCTTTTATTGTCGATTAA
- the recF gene encoding DNA replication/repair protein RecF (All proteins in this family for which functions are known are DNA-binding proteins that assist the filamentation of RecA onto DNA for the initiation of recombination or recombinational repair.), protein MQLQQLKLTQYKNYYIDHFTFEERVVGIAGLNGVGKTNLLDAIHYLCFTKSYFTNSDNANVQVGQQGFRLEGLFDKDGEPFKIACIFRGQNKKEIWCNDLEYEKFSQHIGLFPCVMIAPDDVELIIGGSEPRRRWLDTLLSQVDAQYLQQLIVYNKVLQQRNSLLKQFAETRRVDNTLLDVLDAQLVPPGQAIFEERRTFLKSMLPVIQQHYLDISGTDEFLQLEYESPLLQMPFAEALHQSRSRDLATARSNTGVHKDDVVFLMRSEPFKQFASQGQRKSLLFALKLAEFDILRTHKGFSPLLLLDDVFEKLDARRMGALLEQVCAYDDAQLFITDTHKERLEEALNELDVMHQIISL, encoded by the coding sequence GTGCAGCTTCAGCAGCTAAAATTAACCCAATATAAGAACTATTACATCGACCACTTCACCTTCGAAGAACGGGTAGTAGGCATAGCCGGCCTGAACGGGGTCGGCAAAACCAACCTGCTGGATGCCATTCACTATCTCTGTTTTACAAAAAGTTACTTCACCAACAGCGACAACGCCAACGTCCAGGTCGGCCAGCAGGGTTTTCGCCTGGAAGGCCTGTTCGACAAGGACGGAGAGCCCTTCAAGATTGCCTGTATCTTCCGTGGCCAGAACAAAAAAGAGATCTGGTGCAACGACCTGGAATATGAGAAATTTTCGCAACACATCGGGCTTTTCCCTTGTGTCATGATCGCCCCCGACGACGTGGAGCTGATCATCGGCGGGAGCGAACCAAGACGGCGCTGGCTGGATACGCTCTTGTCCCAGGTCGACGCCCAATACCTCCAGCAACTCATCGTCTACAATAAGGTGCTCCAGCAACGGAACAGCCTGCTCAAACAGTTTGCGGAAACCCGTAGGGTGGACAACACCCTGCTGGACGTCCTGGACGCCCAGCTCGTCCCGCCCGGCCAGGCCATTTTCGAAGAGCGGCGCACGTTTCTGAAGAGCATGCTGCCCGTGATCCAGCAACACTACCTGGACATTTCAGGAACGGATGAATTTCTCCAGTTGGAATACGAAAGCCCTTTGTTACAAATGCCGTTTGCCGAGGCCTTGCACCAGTCCCGCTCCCGGGATCTGGCCACCGCCCGTTCCAATACCGGCGTCCATAAGGACGATGTCGTTTTCCTGATGCGCAGCGAACCCTTTAAACAATTCGCGTCCCAGGGGCAACGCAAAAGCCTGTTGTTTGCCCTGAAGCTGGCCGAGTTCGACATCCTCCGGACCCATAAGGGTTTCTCCCCCCTCCTCCTGTTGGACGACGTCTTTGAAAAGCTCGACGCCCGCCGCATGGGCGCGCTCCTGGAACAGGTTTGCGCCTACGACGACGCCCAGCTTTTTATCACCGACACCCACAAAGAGCGCCTGGAAGAGGCCCTCAATGAACTGGATGTCATGCACCAGATTATTTCTTTATAA
- a CDS encoding tetratricopeptide repeat protein: MTEEKNVVQDLDSEAQFVEKAKDFWTRFSKPITYIGGAIIVACVGWYGYKTLVMEPKKAQANDKIAMAQEYFAMDSLDKALNGDGTNLGFLRIESKYSGTDAANLAHYYAGAIYLRKQDFANAIKQLEDFSTPATQVQSSAWRMLGDAYMDSDKKSEGAEYYKKAGTLNEKDPFTSSEDLFRAALAYETLGKNDEAIALYKEVKEKYPKTEKGMIADKYLARLGSTQ; the protein is encoded by the coding sequence ATGACTGAGGAGAAAAATGTAGTGCAAGACCTCGATAGTGAAGCCCAATTTGTGGAGAAAGCCAAGGACTTCTGGACCCGGTTTTCCAAACCCATCACGTATATCGGCGGTGCGATCATCGTCGCGTGCGTAGGCTGGTATGGCTACAAGACGCTGGTCATGGAGCCGAAAAAAGCCCAGGCCAACGACAAGATCGCCATGGCCCAGGAATACTTCGCCATGGATTCCCTGGACAAGGCCCTCAACGGGGACGGTACCAACCTGGGTTTCCTGAGGATCGAATCCAAATACAGCGGGACCGACGCGGCCAACCTCGCACACTACTACGCGGGCGCCATTTACCTGCGCAAACAGGATTTTGCCAACGCCATCAAACAGCTCGAAGACTTCTCGACCCCCGCGACCCAGGTCCAGTCCAGCGCCTGGCGCATGCTTGGCGACGCCTACATGGACAGCGATAAAAAGTCCGAGGGGGCCGAGTACTATAAGAAAGCCGGGACCCTCAACGAAAAGGACCCCTTCACGTCCAGTGAAGACCTTTTCCGCGCCGCCCTTGCCTACGAAACCCTTGGCAAGAACGACGAGGCCATCGCGCTCTACAAAGAGGTCAAGGAGAAATACCCCAAGACCGAAAAGGGCATGATCGCCGACAAGTACCTGGCCAGGCTCGGATCAACACAATAA
- a CDS encoding (Fe-S)-binding protein gives MNVELFIPCFVDQLYPQTAFNMVKVLERVGCTVHYNPAQTCCGQPAFNAGYWNEARDVAAKFLNDTKGADYVVAPSASCTGFVRNYYSKLFDNSSRHNAVKDLAARSYEFTEFLTEVMHVDKVGAVLEGKATYHDSCAALRECRIKEGPRRLLAGVKGLELVEMQDVETCCGFGGTFAVKFEPISIAMAEQKIGHAVATGAQYIISTDLSCLMHLDGAIRHKGVDLKTMHIADVLASGWEWNA, from the coding sequence ATGAATGTCGAATTATTTATTCCTTGCTTCGTAGACCAGCTCTACCCCCAGACCGCGTTCAACATGGTCAAGGTCCTGGAGCGGGTAGGCTGCACCGTTCACTACAACCCCGCCCAGACCTGTTGCGGCCAGCCCGCCTTTAACGCCGGTTACTGGAACGAAGCCCGGGACGTCGCCGCCAAGTTTCTGAACGACACCAAGGGCGCCGACTACGTGGTCGCCCCCAGCGCCTCCTGCACCGGTTTTGTACGCAACTACTACAGCAAATTGTTCGATAATTCCTCCCGCCACAACGCCGTCAAGGACCTCGCCGCCCGCTCTTATGAGTTCACCGAGTTCCTCACCGAGGTCATGCACGTCGACAAGGTCGGCGCCGTCCTCGAAGGCAAAGCCACCTACCACGACTCCTGCGCCGCCCTCCGCGAGTGCCGGATCAAGGAAGGCCCCCGCCGCCTCCTCGCCGGCGTCAAAGGCCTGGAGCTCGTAGAGATGCAAGATGTCGAAACGTGCTGCGGTTTTGGCGGTACTTTTGCGGTGAAATTCGAGCCCATCTCCATCGCGATGGCGGAGCAGAAAATCGGGCACGCCGTCGCCACCGGGGCGCAATATATCATCTCTACTGATCTCAGCTGTTTGATGCACCTGGATGGCGCGATACGGCACAAGGGTGTGGATCTGAAAACCATGCACATTGCTGACGTCCTCGCCAGCGGGTGGGAGTGGAACGCTTAA
- a CDS encoding EVE domain-containing protein, translating into MAYWLVKSEPSKYSWDQFEKDGKTHWDGVRNYAARNNLRAMKKGDKVFYYHSNEGLEIVGLAEVVTPAYQDPTTDDANWVVVDLSPVRRLKKPVGLATIKADPRLTDLDLVRLGRLSVGAVKDAEYKVLMELAGEKVK; encoded by the coding sequence ATGGCCTACTGGCTTGTGAAGTCCGAACCCAGCAAATACAGCTGGGACCAATTTGAAAAAGACGGCAAAACCCATTGGGACGGCGTCCGCAACTACGCCGCCCGGAACAACCTACGCGCCATGAAAAAGGGCGACAAGGTTTTTTATTACCACAGCAACGAAGGCCTGGAGATCGTCGGTCTTGCCGAGGTCGTTACGCCCGCCTACCAGGACCCTACCACCGATGATGCCAACTGGGTGGTGGTCGACCTGTCGCCCGTGCGGCGCCTCAAAAAACCTGTCGGCCTCGCCACCATCAAGGCCGACCCGCGCCTCACCGACCTCGACCTCGTCCGCCTGGGACGGCTCTCCGTCGGCGCCGTCAAGGACGCCGAGTACAAAGTGTTGATGGAACTGGCGGGGGAAAAAGTAAAATGA
- the ribH gene encoding 6,7-dimethyl-8-ribityllumazine synthase, with protein sequence MAQVSNSNLYIDDAGILDARDACVVIVRTEWNAAIVDALEEGCRKTLVERKVEAITTVTVPGAVEIPFAIRAYWESAKYWNHRPCVFIALGCVIQGGTPHFEYVCQSVTAGVTQLNLSLPVPVIFGILTVNDEQQAFDRIGGAHGHKGEEAAITALKMVALQKAMRTNHP encoded by the coding sequence ATGGCGCAAGTCAGCAACAGCAATCTATATATAGATGATGCAGGCATCCTGGACGCAAGGGATGCCTGTGTTGTCATTGTCCGGACGGAATGGAACGCCGCGATCGTCGACGCCCTCGAAGAGGGTTGCCGCAAGACGCTCGTCGAACGCAAGGTCGAGGCCATCACCACGGTGACAGTACCCGGGGCCGTGGAGATCCCGTTTGCCATCCGGGCCTATTGGGAATCCGCCAAATATTGGAACCACCGCCCTTGCGTCTTTATCGCGCTGGGTTGTGTCATCCAGGGGGGGACTCCTCACTTTGAGTATGTTTGTCAGTCGGTGACGGCCGGGGTGACCCAATTGAATTTGTCCCTGCCGGTGCCGGTTATTTTTGGGATACTCACGGTCAACGACGAACAACAGGCTTTTGATCGCATCGGGGGCGCCCACGGGCACAAAGGCGAAGAAGCCGCGATCACCGCGCTCAAAATGGTGGCTCTGCAAAAAGCGATGCGTACGAATCATCCATGA
- a CDS encoding DUF721 domain-containing protein, protein MGEYSMQHALQAFLNNSRLKYDIQALQITAVWEELMGKTVSKYTEKLELVKGTLFITTSIAPLKQELSYQKDLIAGRVNEKLGDFVVRDVVIR, encoded by the coding sequence ATGGGTGAATACTCCATGCAACACGCCCTGCAGGCATTCCTAAACAACAGCCGTCTGAAATACGATATTCAGGCGCTCCAGATCACGGCTGTCTGGGAAGAGCTGATGGGTAAGACCGTTTCCAAATACACGGAAAAGCTGGAGCTCGTCAAAGGCACCCTTTTTATCACCACCTCGATAGCCCCCCTCAAACAAGAGCTTTCGTACCAGAAGGACCTCATCGCCGGCCGGGTCAACGAAAAGCTGGGCGATTTTGTCGTCAGGGACGTGGTGATCCGATAA
- a CDS encoding GH39 family glycosyl hydrolase, with the protein MRRLLPVFLTLISLRVSAQGPNWIVDAARLGDSLPPVWASFGCDEPNYTYGPDGSKLLGELASLGPVTMRVHNLLTTGDGQPALKWGSTNAYTEDAAGQPVYDWTITDRIFDAFVHRGIRPIAEVGFMPEALSVHPEPYRHHWAPGKSYGDIFTGWAYPPRDYGKWAALVYAWVSHCVGRYGAAEVASWWWEVWNEPNIGYWRGSAAAYDSLYDYTADAVRRACPGARVGGPASTGPGWDKASAYLSAFLEHCHSGHNAATGAAGAPLDFVSFHAKGSPHIADGHVRMNMAPELKDVENGFRLVSGSAFASLPVLVTEFDPEGCAACSVATNPENAYRNGTMYSGYTAEAFARLYALAAFYHVNLAAATTWAFTFEGQPWFAGFRDLATNGVDKPVVNVFRMLARMRGRLAGTDSTAPVLATATPGSLHLMTWNYQADETSQDTLRAVLTILRVPAPIAHVREFRIDETHSNAYTAWLRMGAPQTPTAAQVAQLEQAGGLQAFGPVRTVPVRNGRLEWPVALPARAVSLLQIDYQTKIAYIQ; encoded by the coding sequence ATGCGCAGATTGCTTCCTGTATTCCTGACACTTATTTCCTTGCGGGTTTCGGCCCAGGGTCCAAACTGGATCGTCGACGCCGCCCGTCTGGGTGACAGCCTACCCCCTGTTTGGGCCTCTTTCGGCTGCGATGAGCCCAATTATACGTACGGCCCTGACGGCTCGAAGCTGCTTGGCGAGCTGGCTTCGCTTGGCCCCGTCACCATGCGCGTCCACAACCTCCTCACCACCGGCGATGGTCAACCCGCCCTGAAGTGGGGCTCTACCAACGCTTATACCGAGGACGCCGCGGGCCAGCCTGTTTATGACTGGACCATCACCGACCGCATTTTTGACGCCTTCGTTCATCGCGGCATCCGCCCCATCGCCGAGGTTGGCTTTATGCCCGAAGCACTATCCGTCCACCCCGAACCCTACCGTCACCACTGGGCCCCCGGTAAATCCTACGGCGACATCTTTACAGGCTGGGCCTATCCTCCGCGCGACTACGGTAAATGGGCCGCCCTGGTCTACGCCTGGGTCAGTCACTGCGTCGGGCGGTACGGGGCCGCCGAAGTCGCCTCCTGGTGGTGGGAGGTGTGGAACGAACCCAATATCGGGTATTGGCGTGGCTCGGCGGCTGCCTACGACAGCCTCTATGACTATACGGCCGACGCCGTCCGCCGCGCCTGCCCCGGCGCCCGGGTCGGCGGGCCGGCCAGCACCGGGCCCGGTTGGGATAAGGCATCCGCTTATTTGTCGGCGTTTTTGGAACACTGTCACTCCGGACATAACGCGGCTACCGGTGCTGCGGGCGCCCCCCTCGACTTCGTCAGCTTTCACGCCAAAGGGAGCCCCCATATCGCCGACGGCCACGTCCGGATGAACATGGCGCCGGAGCTGAAAGATGTGGAAAACGGGTTCCGCCTGGTTTCCGGGTCGGCCTTCGCCAGCCTGCCTGTTTTGGTGACCGAATTCGATCCCGAGGGCTGCGCAGCCTGTTCGGTGGCTACCAACCCCGAGAACGCATATCGCAATGGCACCATGTATTCGGGGTATACCGCGGAGGCGTTTGCGCGGCTGTATGCACTGGCGGCTTTTTATCACGTGAACCTCGCCGCCGCCACCACCTGGGCGTTCACCTTCGAAGGGCAACCCTGGTTTGCGGGGTTCCGCGACCTCGCGACCAATGGGGTGGATAAGCCCGTCGTCAATGTGTTTCGGATGCTGGCAAGGATGCGGGGGCGGCTCGCCGGGACAGATTCGACCGCACCGGTTCTCGCCACCGCCACCCCCGGCAGCCTCCACCTCATGACCTGGAACTACCAGGCCGACGAGACCAGCCAGGACACGCTTCGCGCCGTCCTGACGATTCTCCGCGTCCCCGCCCCTATCGCCCACGTCCGGGAGTTTCGCATTGACGAGACCCATAGTAACGCCTACACCGCCTGGCTCCGGATGGGGGCCCCCCAGACGCCCACGGCCGCGCAGGTCGCGCAATTGGAGCAGGCCGGCGGTTTGCAGGCCTTTGGGCCCGTGCGGACGGTGCCCGTCAGGAACGGGAGACTGGAGTGGCCCGTGGCGTTGCCCGCGAGGGCGGTGTCGTTGCTGCAGATCGACTACCAGACGAAAATCGCGTACATTCAATGA